One window of Siniperca chuatsi isolate FFG_IHB_CAS linkage group LG15, ASM2008510v1, whole genome shotgun sequence genomic DNA carries:
- the LOC122862223 gene encoding uncharacterized protein LOC122862223 — MGGSRTSAQVLQLSAVVVVCISTLVSAIPNTTSGPGSLISENSGFQETCHPVVLRDASHRISAAVDTLAGELSCRGKNASKSRELEQNLRQIVESTLKVFFDLSTNESGFNVLDIFGVFDSLSLGNHSDSRFISLWFSLKMAPLLPYVDKNFLIQLSSQNFSCSSFQELIEAMSDEQETSQRMERKLIYTNFIRVYLSRKNLPEPGCTQNVNGNAEWLKRNLGHFSIFASLEELKEINNNFSAEEVLEQLSPNQKAELILDPDSGALEDEAIIRKVFTSLTESPDDEQLKLFFQAFTNINKQQNITIITNPGVRDTILNLTLTALAGEFEDFEAEDFQLWFQVNLAPVMASLRPDSLVVIPSDISCASYAAILTGLQQSLKSLPLHLSQGVISSIDSLKETFTRCSVPDSFTCKETLVDAFDLRSFLRSPDVSNVQNAKCTSFALAQSVSGMAKAFPAMPLHRRQGITDVLLGYLRKSANVINEPGGRCGLLSPNQKAELILDPDSGALEDEAIIRKVFTSLTESPDDEQLKLFFQAFTNINKQQNITIITNPGVRDTILNLTLTALAGEFEDFEAEDFQLWFQVNLAPVMASLRPDSLVVIPSDISCASYAAILTGLQQSLKSLPLHLSQGVISSIDSLKETFTRCSVPDSFTCKETLVDEDLICAAVDRSQLEQTLSSGNSPEALCNFTITQHACSSATHLTASNLVTLMKCSLESQRTYPVEVWKLFFQKASTALEQALETFATMAPNNSSPSLSHALEALGEVSIANFSQAQLQSDAFVRLWFQTKIGPFLASPSPTSYSALAPRTSAANRTRQSSRHSAGKGYPWTEKHSKQSSLISSNHSFQEMTHQILAVSLLPEVVKTGYKQTLAASPVLQACRICKPSIPTSPVANRCQCSLLLRWRS; from the exons ATGGGCGGCTCCAGAACTTCAGCGCAAGTTCTGCAACTCTCAGCTGTCGTGGTCG TATGTATATCAACACTGGTCTCTGCAATC CCAAATACGACATCAG GGCCAGGTTCACTGATATCTGAAAACAG TGGGTTCCAGGAAACTTGCCATCCAGTAGTTCTACGAGATGCCAGTCACAGA ATATCTGCTGCAGTAGACACACTGGCAGGGGAGCTATCCTGTAGGGGTAAAAATGCGAGCAAATCCAGGGAGCTGGAACAAAACCTCAGACAGATTGTGGAGTCCACTTTAAAAGTCTTCTTTGACCTG AGCACCAATGAGTCTGGATTCAATGTTCTGGATATATTTGGCGTCTTCGACAGTCTGAGTCTGGGTAACCACAGTGACTCAAGATTCATCAGTCTGTGGTTCTCACTAAAGATGGCTCCCCTTTTACCCTATGTCGACAAAAACTTCCTGATCCAGCTGAGCAGTCAGAACTTCAGCTGCAGTTCTTTCCAAGAATT gATTGAGGCTATGAGTGATGAACAGGAGACTTCTCAAAGAATGGAGAGAAAACTCATCTATACAAACTTCATTCGAGTCTACCTATCAAGAAAGAACTTACCAG AACCTGGATGCACACAAAATGTGAATGGAAATGCAGAATGGCTCAAAAGAAACCTTGGACATTTTTCAATCTTTGCAAGTCTTGAGGAACTTAAagaaattaacaacaatttCTCTGCA GAAGAGGTTTTGGAACAACTCTCACCAAACCAGAAGGCTGAGCTGATACTGGATCCAGACAGCGGCGCTTTGGAAGATGAGGCCATCATAAGGAAGGTGTTCACAAGCTTGACAGAGTCCCCTGATGATGAGCAGCTCAAACTGTTTTTCCAGGCTTTCACAAACATCAACAAGCAG CAaaacatcaccatcatcacaaATCCAGGCGTACGGGACACCATCTTGAACCTGACCTTGACAGCCCTTGCTGGTGAATTTGAAGACTTTGAGGCTGAAGACTTTCAGCTGTGGTTCCAGGTCAATTTGGCTCCTGTCATGGCGAGCCTCCGTCCTGACAGCTTGGTGGTGATCCCCAGTGACATCAGCTGCGCATCCTACGCAGCTAT ACTCACTGGTCTTCAGCAAAGTTTGAAATCCCTGCCACTGCACCTGTCACAGGGCGTGATATCAAGCATAGACTCACTCAAGGAGACATTCACAC GTTGCTCAGTTCCAGATTCCTTCACG TGCAAAGAAACCCTGGTTGATG CTTTCGACCTGAGATCGTTCCTTAGGTCTCCAGATGTCAGCAATGTCCAAAATGCCAAGTGCACTAGTTTTGCACTGGCTCAAAG TGTGAGTGGGATGGCCAAAGCTTTCCCTGCAATGCCGTTGCATAGACGACAAGGAATCACAGATGTTCTGCTGGGCTACCTGAGAAAATCTGCCAATGTCATCAACGAGCCAG GTGGCCGTTGTGGACTCCTCTCACCAAACCAGAAGGCTGAGCTGATCCTGGATCCAGACAGCGGCGCTTTGGAAGATGAGGCCATCATAAGGAAGGTGTTCACAAGCTTGACAGAGTCCCCTGATGATGAGCAGCTCAAACTGTTTTTCCAGGCTTTCACAAACATCAACAAGCAG CAaaacatcaccatcatcacaaATCCAGGCGTACGGGACACCATCTTGAACCTGACCCTGACAGCCCTTGCTGGTGAATTTGAAGACTTTGAGGCTGAAGACTTTCAGCTGTGGTTCCAGGTCAATTTGGCTCCTGTCATGGCGAGCCTCCGTCCTGACAGCTTGGTGGTGATCCCCAGTGACATCAGCTGCGCATCCTACGCAGCTAT ACTCACTGGTCTTCAGCAAAGTTTGAAATCCCTGCCACTGCACCTGTCACAGGGCGTGATATCAAGCATAGACTCACTCAAGGAGACATTCACAC GTTGCTCAGTTCCAGATTCCTTCACG TGCAAAGAAACCCTGGTTGATG AGGACCTCATCTGTGCTGCAGTCGACAG ATCACAACTGGAACAAACCCTGTCCAGTGGCAATTCCCCTGAAGCCCTGTGCAATTTTACCATCACTCAGCATGCCTGTTCCTCG GCTACACATCTCACAGCCAGCAACTTGGTCACACTGATGAAATGCTCACTAGAAAGCCAAAGGACATACCCGGTAGAAGTCTGGAAGCTTTTCTTCCAAAAAGCTTCTACTGCACTAGAGCAGGCTCTTGAGACCTTCGCCACCATG GCCCCCAACAACAGCAGCCCATCCTTGTCACATGCTCTCGAGGCTCTTGGAGAGGTGAGCATTGCAAACTTCAGCCAGGCACAACTGCAGAGTGATGCCTTTGTCAGACTCTGGTTCCAGACAAAGATTGGTCCGTTTTTGGCCTCTCCATCCCCAACTTCCTATTCTGCCTTAGCTCCAAGAACTTCAGCTGCCAATCGTACCAGACAGT CATCCAGGCACTCAGCAGGCAAAGGGTATCCatggacagagaaacacagcaagCAGTCTTCACTCATTTCATCAAACCATTCCTTTCAAGAAATGACTCATCAG ATCCTGGCTGTGTCTCTTTTACCAGAGGTAGTAAAGACTGGCTACAAGCAAACCTTGGCAGCTTCTCCGGTTTTGCAAGCCTGCAGGATTTGCAAGCCCTCAATCCCAACTTCTCCAGT AGCGAATCGTTGTCAGTGCTCACTCCTACTCAGGTGGCGCAGTTGA
- the LOC122862224 gene encoding uncharacterized protein LOC122862224, with protein sequence MNRTFTIISPHFQHFKENDWSVWFHLKLVPILPSFSPVMLKNATTNVNCTSYHVVVSGMAKAFPAMPLHRRQGITDVLLGYLRKSANVINEPGGRCGLLSPNQKAELILDPDSGALEDEAIIRKVFTSLTESPDDEQLKLFFQAFTNINKQQNITIITNPGVRDTILNLTLTALAGEFEDFEAEDFQLWFQVNLAPVMASLRPDSLVVIPSDISCASYAAILTGLQQSLKSLPLHLSQGVISSIDSLKETFTRCSVPDSFTCKETLVDEDLICAAVDRSQLEQTLSSGNSPEALCNFTITQHACSSATHLTASNLVTLMKCSLESQRTYPVEVWKLFFQKLLLH encoded by the exons ATGAATAGGACCTTCACCATCATCAGTCCCCATTTCCAGCACTTCAAGGAAAACGACTGGTCCGTTTGGTTCCATCTGAAACTGGTTCCTATCCTCCCAAGTTTCAGTCCAGTGATGCTCAAGAATGCAACCACAAACGTAAACTGCACAAGCTACCATGTCGT TGTGAGTGGGATGGCCAAAGCTTTCCCTGCAATGCCGTTGCATAGACGACAAGGAATCACAGATGTTCTGCTGGGCTACCTGAGAAAATCTGCCAATGTCATCAACGAGCCAG GTGGCCGTTGTGGACTCCTCTCACCAAACCAGAAGGCTGAGCTGATCCTGGATCCAGACAGCGGCGCTTTGGAAGATGAGGCCATCATAAGGAAGGTGTTCACAAGCTTGACAGAGTCCCCTGATGATGAGCAGCTCAAACTGTTTTTCCAGGCTTTCACAAACATCAACAAGCAG CAaaacatcaccatcatcacaaATCCAGGCGTACGGGACACCATCTTGAACCTGACCTTGACAGCCCTTGCTGGTGAATTTGAAGACTTTGAGGCTGAAGACTTTCAGCTGTGGTTCCAGGTCAATTTGGCTCCTGTCATGGCGAGCCTCCGTCCTGACAGCTTGGTGGTGATCCCCAGTGACATCAGCTGCGCATCCTACGCAGCTAT ACTCACTGGTCTTCAGCAAAGTTTGAAATCCCTGCCACTGCACCTGTCACAGGGCGTGATATCAAGCATAGACTCACTCAAGGAGACATTCACAC GTTGCTCAGTTCCAGATTCCTTCACG TGCAAAGAAACCCTGGTTGATG AGGACCTCATCTGTGCTGCAGTCGACAG ATCACAACTGGAACAAACCCTGTCCAGTGGCAATTCCCCTGAAGCCCTGTGCAATTTTACCATCACTCAGCATGCCTGTTCCTCG GCTACACATCTCACAGCCAGCAACTTGGTCACACTGATGAAATGCTCACTAGAAAGCCAAAGGACATACCCGGTAGAAGTCTGGAAGCTTTTCTTCCAAAAGCTTCTACTG